The genomic stretch atgaaataatttttggCCGTTGTATGCTTCAACAGATTCCACTGTCACATATTTCTGAAGCTGTTTATAAAACATCTGCTGACTGGATTAACCAACGCTCCACTGTAGCGCTTGGTTCATTTGTACTATGGTCTTTAGACAGCATTCTTGCAGACTTGGCAAGCCAGCAAGGTGGTTCTAAAGGTTCTAAAAAGGGCGTTCAGCAAGCATCGTCAAAGTCTCAGGTAAGTTGATGGAAACATTGCTGTGTTTTTTCTACACCATGTCTTGCACTTGCCTGCACATTACTCTGATGCATGGCACTGTTGAGTTGTGGTTTTTCCTGATTTGCATGAATGTTTAGTGGTTCCCAACACTGAGGCTAATTTCCTCAGGTGCATGGATATAGAGTTTAATTTGTGTATATTAGAAAGTTTTCGgttcaaatatattaatatttggtACTATCTTTATTAGAATAGTGTCATGTCTTTGATGTGTTGAGCTTTTAAACATGCAGGGTGGTCAAAATGTTCTTGAAGCatatattttgacataaaacacCATATGGTACAGACACTTGTACATTTGTCATGTTATGATCGAGGATTGAGTTGATGGAAATACATAAGAActtttgcattttgattttatcaattaattcaTCTTTTCCTGTAAATGCAGGTAGTCATTTGTGTGTGCTTAACACAAAAGTATATATTCATTAGAAAGCAGCAAGTAACAGCAAGTAGACATGCAAAAGTTGAAACCTTGACAcattgaattaattcacgtgGCATCTATGAGAACATAGTCTTTGAAGAGTAAGTGTGTGCCAATAGATGGATCCCAACCTGCCCTGACCCCATCGTATTTACTACCAGTCCCAAACTCTTGCATATTACTCAATGACATGCATAGGCTTCAGGACTAAAAACTCCTTAGCCCTACTGATCTTAACTTCCTAATGTAAAAATATTGGGTTTATTATATTCTCACAGATAGCTTGGCCTCACCTCTGAGTGTTAACCATGATGCGCAAGCCTTACATCTAGAGTCATTGACCTTGTGCTAACTTCATGCCTGGTTCATGATGCTTACAAGTTCAACTTGTAAACAGCAgcctatttttcaatttgagttgCAATTAGTTTCTTTCTTTGAAGTGGTATACGTCCTTTCAGCATTCCATTACTGTTTTGATAATCAATACACTTGAACTAGTATATTGAAATCCAAAtactataaactcttttttaaacCAAACACTGGTGAATGCGGGCCATCATCTTGTGGGTGACCAATTCTGTTGTTCCATAACCACCATTTCTCCTGAAATAATATTGGAGGTCAAATTTAGGTTTGAAAATCAAGAACTTAGATTGCTAAATTTTATGTGGGATCGTTTATTTTAGCTGTAAAGGCCAGGCATGACTTTCCCCCCTGAGTTGCGATGTTAGAAACTTTAGGTGTTCCATCAATGCTGCTGTCTGGAATATGCATATCAAAGCCATTTTGGTCTAATCAGGTTCCTTAGATGAAATTTTCATGAAGCATCAGGAAACGCTCTGTTTGGAGTGAGTAAGCTATGTGATTCCCTTTTTTATACATGGTACGTTGTTATCCTGTCAGTTGGGATGTAGAGTGCATTCATCAATCATTTGATGTCTACAGTTTAGGTATCTTTTTATAATAGGTTGTTTAAGGAAGTCCATATTTAGAATCATCTTACACAAAAATGTTTGGGAGGTGGTTTCTGTAAGAATTTAGGAGAGTGACTTTCTGAAAAAATGCATTTTGATACATCACATATAACTTCAGGTGTACTTCTTGGATGCCAAAAAATAGGTTTTGGAGTAAATAAATCCAGATTTTCTTCCATAATAGTCTGGCTTTTGTTCTTTCTCCTCGATGAGGCTTTGATGCGCGTTGCTCTTGAGAGATTTGAGCACTTGCTGTatgatttatttaatgtaaACAGATCATGCTTTTTCTTTGTTCAAGCATCTATAAGCCAACATGTTGTAGGttgctccattttttttaatattgattattaaaatttagCTATGAGCTACAGCTAACAACTGGTGCTTTTGTTACTGAATTCTGGTTTCAGCAATCCAGAAGGCCTGatatgttaacttttttttttttgcttactaATAATGAGGAACACTTACAGACCCCAGACACATTTGTGGCCTGTTTAATCTGGTACTTTTAATTTTGGGCATGGCTATCTGTTAATGAAAGGGCACATTTACTAATTGTGAGCACTCAGAATGTCTTGGCTAATGACGAACCCATGGTTGGTCTCAGGATCCATTTTCTAGTTTCTTCTTTGTAACAACTCTTTCCTTCTCTCCCTTCTATCTATTAACAACCGGATTAGTCCACTTCAGATGCTTCCTTTTACTCTCTGAATTACAGCTTATCTTTAATCTCTATACCTTGGTGGTAATAGCTGTTCTTGCAAACTgagttgtgtttttgtttttctctaaatGCCTTACTATGGATAGACTTGCTTGTGAAAACCTTTTACTTTGTCTAAGTGCTGATGTATAAATGAAATGACAGGTCGCAATGTTTGTAGTTCTGGCATTGGTGTTGCGACGAAAACCTGATGCTTTGGTTAATGTACTGCCAACACTCAGGGAAAGTTCAAAGTATCAAGGACAGGACAAACTTGTGGTTATTGTATGGATGATAGCACAGGTAACGGAACAATTGTATGACTTCAGTAGTCTGCAAGATGGGCACCTGTACCCATTGTTTTATTTACCTTAACTTTGCAAATTTTATTGTGTAGGCCTCTCATGGTGATTTGGCAGTAGGGTTGTACTCTTGGGCACATAACCTCTTGCCTATAATGAGTGGCAAAAGCTCTAATCCACAGTCCAGGGATATAATTTTGCAGCTAGTGGAGAAGTATGTATGCTTTGTAATCTGCCATTCTTCTCCCCCACCGCCCGCTTGCCTGCCCGCACAGCACACACAGCTCTCCTCCCTTTGCTTtgaactctaatttttttaaaattttgttctaTTTGGTTGCAGAATTTTGTCTGCTCCAAAGGCTAGATCAATAGTGGTAAGTGGTGCTGTTAGAAAGGGGGAGCGCTTGATGCCACCTTCTGCACTCGAAATACTGTTACGAGCTACCTTCCCTCCATCTTCAGCTAGAATAAAGGTGGGTATTTTGATCTGGGCATCTGTTGTATCGGTGCTCGGAGATATTATAGGTTCAGTgctcttaatttcttttgtatGTGGTGTTCATGCAGGCTACTGAAAGATTTGCAGCAATCTATCCCTCCCTAAAGGAGGTGGCTCTTGCTGGCGCGTCTGGAAGCAAAGCAATGAAACAAGTATCACAGCAGATACTGAGCTTTGCACTAAAGGCAGCTGGAGAAAGTATGAGAGCTTGATTTGATTGCATTTTCAGTTACGTAATCTTTTTGCCATCTAGGGAAAATGATCTTGAGTTCAGCATGATATATATACTGTCTTTAACAGGCATTCCAGAGTTATCTAAGGAAGCAGCTGGAATTTCCATCTGGTGTTTGACTGAAAATGCTGATTGTTACAAGCAATGGGTAAGTTactttctttgatttgttttttccataATGAGTTTTATGTTCATGGATGCTGGCTATCCTTGTTTTGTCACCACCCATGTCTAATTTTGTCATGAACTGGAGAAACAGGATAAGGTTTACCAGGATAATCTAGAATCTAGTGTTGCTATTCTTAAAAGACTTACGGAGGAATGGAAGGAGCTTTCAGTGAAAATGGCTCCTCTGGATCCTTTGAGGGAAACCATCAAGAACTTCAGACAGAAGGTAGTATCTTGCTCTTTTCTATTATTTGTTCTCTATTagcattttcaaattatttggcGATTGTAATACAATTTCAATGCAAAAGCTGTTCCCCATCATGTTGTAACTGAATTCTTACCTATGAAAGTGCTATTCATGGTATGCAAAGTAATTTTCCTAATTCTTGGTTTATGATTTTTGCATATAGAACGAGAAAGGAATGGAAACTGAAGCTGATGCTGCTCGCCAAGCACTCTTCAGGGATGCAGACAAGTACAGCAAGGCCCTATCAGGAAAATTATCACATGGCCATGGTTGCCTTAAAGGTATGGCCGTTGCTATTGTTGCATTGGCTGCTGGTGCTGCCGTCATGTCCTCAGACTTGGAATCCTGGGACTGGAAGGAACTGCCTTTATTTATTAGCTCTCAATTCTCTTTCTAAGGAGGATGCTGTGTGATTGTCAACCAACATTGGTGCAAAGCATCGATTTGTTTTTAGGATACCAGTTTTCCTCAATTTTGCACTCTTGATAATagagaaagggaaaaaatttCGATGACATTTAGGATCCTTTTTTGGTGGTTCACATACAGCATGAGAACTCGGGCTGTTACAGTATCGAGAAAAGCACAATGGCTCTAGGGTGGGAGACCTTTTGAAGGGCCTCGTTCCCTTCAAATAAGTTGATCAAAACcagttttatttgatattttgactTTGAGGTTTTGTGAACGAAATCATATTACATGTTGAGAATATTTGAAATTCTCGAAAAGAATGGTACAAAGTACAAACAAGTAAATAACCAATAGGAAGCATTTTGTCAGTCGCCTAATGTATCTGGAAGAGATCCAATTACGCTCGCTGCTAGAACTTGGAGCTAGCGGGATAGCTTTGCATTGGACGATCCTCTGGTTGGAAAATGCTTTGCAGAGAAGAAACATATAGATTGCAAAGCTGATTTGTGGTGAGAGATCATTCTATTGCTTCTTATGGCGTCAAATTTTTTCGATGTTTGTACAATTTGTTAGTTTGTATAACAACATAACTAGATGTTTTCATTCTCTTCTCCACTTTTTGACTGTcttgtgatttttaaatttcttttaacttATGACTCGTGCTTCTAACATGTCTTCCATATTCACTTTCATCTGCTTCAACAAAGTTGATGCAGTTGCCACTTCATGGTGGGTACTTGCTCAATGATTATTTCGGTTCTTCCATTTTCTTGCAATTCCCacaaaggagagaagaaaactGGCAGGACGGAGGAGAAAGTTTAGTTCAACAACAACTggagtttaaatgttttttgtattAAGTTGTGCAAATGACAGATCTCTGTCGCGTATATGGTACAAGCAAGCTTGCCAAGGGCCTAAAGTCGACAAGTTTCTGAGATTTTCAATCATGATCTTCATGTGTAGCCCAAGGATGCCTAATATAATCGTTCTTTATTTTTGAAGGATCTTCAGGTTTTCACCATGGATACTTCAAGGATGCATCCCGAGGATTTCCTGAAGTTCAGAAATGTTGCCCAAAGTATTATCCTGCACATTAGGAGAAAAGAGCCCCATGTGTCGAATTAACATTATTCTGGATGAAATGAAATTTAGATAATTGCCACACTATACTAGCCTAATACAGAAAATTATAACTAATCctggaaagaaaatgaagatgcGCATGAATTGCAGATACATCTCCAAGAGCTTTCTCCTGTACATCTTTATCCTAACCCAAATTCAAGATGATAGGTTGCCATATATCtaccataaaaaacaatcacatcaATATTATTCAGAACCAAGTAGGAAAATTAGAATATGAGAATTAATAATTCAATTCCCaggacaaaaagaaaagaaaagaatataagaTCGATCAAGGGAAAGCATGGAAATGGAGGGATTCACTCACTGGCATCAAACAAAGTACTGAAAGGTTACAATAGCCAATTGTATAAAAACCCAAGCCAAATCTTCAGGATTATTCACTCCAGTAACAAGAAGTTCAGTTGGATTATGATCGTCTACTGAGATACTAGTTGGCCTTTTGCCTGTTATTTGGCCTTGGCGATGGGATTGATAATGTGTTTGTGATTATagtaatttttgtaattgcagtttgaaaaaatagatgaaaaaaatataaattatagtttttttataactaaaatttgaaattcataCAAAATTATAATGCATAATTCAAAATTGTACAAATGACCTGAACATCTAAATCATTAGAGGCCATTTGTTGGGTTAACGATgcatttgattctttttctaaattttgtttCAGTTTAGTCCTTCCACTGTATATTCTTTTAATCCAAACAGGCTAATAAGAAAGAACATCCCtgccttttaatttatgtagccATTTGACCCTCATATTAGTGCATAACAGGAGGTTATTAGGATAAAGAGATAGTGAATTTCGTTATCAGTTAAcgattttttttacaacaatttaataaaagatggtattaatgaaaaatatcagcgaaactgaaataatataaaattaagagtaACGGGATAAGATCATCGGTGTATGGTCCAGTGGGCTGGTGCCCATCCTGTCTTTAGAGTTCGGGCCCGTAATGGACTCCTAGCTGGGCTATCATCTGCTGCAATTACACACTGACATACGATAGAtagcacaaaaacaaattaaaccgaaatatttattttagtcaaTCGATTGtttgttgataatttattttgatataatttatttattgtgttattactgttgaaaaaaaaagtacatagTAAAAAGcaacttgatataaaaattaaaaacatttttttaaaaaatttgttggtGCCTCgaattttcttcgtttttagTTAACAAGCAATATTTCATCTTGGAACATGAAAAACCTGTacgaatttaaaatttattgatttatctaTAGATAACAGTGCTTagcatctcaattttttttcaatctcgtAAATAATTAAATGTGATGCTATAGAGtattaaaaatcatcacatgCAAGATTTGGCTGGAATTTTACATTCTAAacttgtcatattttttttaaaaaataaaaacaaaaaataaagaggttTTACTTTGCCTCTCCTTATAAAACACAATTAGttataatagtgttttttttttaagtttttttacaatttatatttttcaaaaataattatatttcatcatttaacttaaaaaacaaaaagagggGTTCTACTAAACCCCTCATCACGTAACACTTtcatctaataatatttttttatatgatttgtatattttttttaattttatttttttttttgaattaaattttataatttttataatttattttttataaaattatcctaaTGATTCATGCAATAAGTTTAATAAACTAACtttgttaatttaagttttttttttcttagttgatgtttttcttttaattttatcattcattatagggttgattgaaaattaaattttatgatttgttctaatttattttttgcttggttATTCTTGTTCCATGACTCGGGTTACGAGTTTGATGAATTAACTctagttaactcgagttattttttcatgttatttttaatcgatttgtttttcaatttcatatttcaacaCCGTGTTGATtgtgaattgagttttataatttattttagtttaatttctatTAGATTATCCTAATATCATAACATGAGTCGCAAGTTTGTTAGGTTAATTTGATTTGGCTtggatctttttttatatatttaaaaaaaatatatcatttaacattgagttaatcAAGAATAatgattcataatttattttggtttattttctataatgtCATTACCATTTCATCAGTCTTGTCATGAGTTTAGTTGATTAACTTTGGttaactcaatttatttttttttatattatatatatatatatatatatatatatttaatttcatctatCAATATTGAATTAATCATGGATAAAACTCTATAACttatttcaaacttttttctacaaggttatctcgatctcatgactcAAGATGTGAGTTTGTCCCATGTTATCttccttgtctttttttttttttttttaattttaccatttaaCACTAAGCTATTGGAAATTAAGTATCATAGTTtagttttatttactttatataagGTTATTATAGTCTTATGACGTAACATGCAGATTAGAAGGTTAAATCCGAGCTGATCTAAATCAATCTTGCATGTTTTCAtcctaatatttataaaaaatattcatattaaatatttattttgaatcaaattatatattttattagttattaatgttgttttttagatCCCTTAAATTTATCAGATTACATTGAATTAATTCCcatacaatttaaatttttttatactaaaacaaaattaataagacttaaatatttattgtgttaattttttttaatacagttCAAAATAGCGCATGAAAATGAGCTCATTGAtaggaatttatttattgttcataGTTCATACACAGTCATAAAACACAACGACAAAGATTTAGCTACGAACAATACtttcagtttttcttttatctgtTTGCCACTCTATACTGCCCtgggacattttttttttttccttttatttagaaaaacatcTTCTCAATCCAAAATATCCGTCAtccacaattaaataaataaacattccCAAAAAAATTGTGCAGAAAAAGGATAAACCCCCCAAGATTCTCCTCCTTCTCTCAAGATCGACTCGAGAAACCCTAAACCCAGTAAATAATACAGACACCATAAACCCTTAAACCTCTCCCAAAACTAtcatctctctctgtttttcttttctcttttacaGTTTTAGCTAAAAGGAAATGATGGCTTTAACAATCCCAACTCACTCCAGTCTCAACCTCCCTTCTCTCCAATACACTCCCTGCAATACCTTCTTTCAAGTTATTAGACCCACAAGAAGAAAACCATCAGCCTCTTCccattttcatatttacaataaaaactCCAACCCCAAATTATGCTCCAAAAGCGCAGTGCTTACCAGGGCCAGTGCTGATGGCGGTGGAAGTGGTGCCGTTGATGCCAGTCCACAACAAAAGGCTAGTCTGTAATTCCTAAACTGCTTGCTGTTTTCCAAGTTTGGTTCTAGCTGTCTGATTGTTGCCAATGTAACATGTATATATGATTGAAAATGATTTTCCAAGCAATggtttcttgattttgattCATGCTGTGGTGATATGTTGATGGTGTCTCTTTATGAGTTTTCTTGCTTACGATGAACGATGGCACTATCTTTTGAGTTCTGGCCCAGAATTTTTaagtttctatttgtttttttgtttttaattataatttctatttctattttttttttcattttgattctcTTAGTTTTGTGTAATCATGGagccaagggaaaaaaatagGGAGCCCATACCAGTATTGTTTTCCGATAAAGTGCTGGCCATTTACCTATTCCTTTCACCAGCTAAAGTTTTTTGAAGAAGCTAAATTTggttcttgtaatttttttagaattagtaattcttatattatgtttttattgtattttcttaaGGAAACCTGTGGTCTAGATTGAGAACGTGATAAATTACTACTTAACTATACTAATTCAGGGTTCCTTATTAATGCAATATATGTTGTTGTAGATGGAAAAAGTTCCTCTTTCTATGCTCAATACTGATGCatcatttttctaatttcaGAATATTGAGGACTCGAAATGTAGCTCATCTAGTTTCAGTGATAACTATGTGGCCTTGTTTGTTCGGATGCTTGGGCTAGATAACGATCCTCTTGATAGAGAACAAGCAATAGTGGCACTGTGGCAATATTCACTTGGAGGAAAGAAGTGCATTGATAACATCATGCAGTTTCAGGGATGCATCAATCTCATTGTAAACCTTCTTCAGTCAGAGTTAAGCTCTGCATGCGAAGCATCTGCTGGCCTCCTACGATCAATATCTTCAGTCAATGTATACAGAGATGTAGTAGCAGAAAGTGGAGCGATTGAAGAGATAACTCGTTTGCTCATTCAACCTTCTTTGACTCCTCAGGTACAGAAAATTatttcatcaaatgaaattCACTTCTTACCTTTTGGTGTTGAAAATTGGTTTGTTGAAGTAAAGTGTAAACATATTTCAGGTGATGGAGCAAAGTATATGCATTCTTTGGAACTTGTCTGTGGATGAGAAGCTCAGAGTGAAAATTGCTAACCCTGATGTCCTACCTTTACTGATTAAGTCCCTGAAAGATGAGGATATTAGAGTGAAGGAAGCAGCGGGAGGAGTATTGGCAAACTTGACATTGACCCACTCCAACCACAACATCATGGTTGAAGCAGGGGTTATTCCTAAGTTGGTGAGGGTTCTTTCTACATTTAAAACCAGGCAATTTGAAAGTTGAATTTGGTGTAGGATAATGTCATTGATTTGCGgtgatttactttttaaatggAAAGCTTCTATGACTGAAAAAAGTCTGAAAATGGATGTGTCTGGCTTTCTCAATTGGTTTTGatgcctttctttttcttggctCGACATGGATGTTGGAGTGGGCAACAATAAGAAATAGTTGATGTATTTTCTTTTGGTCAAAAGTTTGATGTTGCTGTTGCAGTTGTTTTCCCTTCAGCAATGAAGACATTTGAATTTTCCAAAGTTTGATGCGCATTAGTGGGCTGCCCAATCTGGCATTTATTGTCTTATTTCTGTAACGGGTGAATTTATGAAGAAATCCTGTAATATAAAGCCTTTTACGGAGCACTTCCACCCTTAAAAGAGCTTCATTTGATGCTTGCTGTAAGTATCCTAAGAATTCTAATCTCCTATGATATTGACTGCAGGCGAATTTCTTAAAATCTGCGGTTGACGAAGAATCCAAGGTCATTAGGAAGGAAGCTAGAAACGCTCTGGTGGAACTTTGTAAGAATCAATACTATAGAATCCTTGTCATGGAGGAAGGTCTAGTTCTTGTGCCATTAATCAGCGCAGCTGCATATAGGTCCTTTATTCCAGCTTTGCATTCATGGCCAAGCCTACCTGATGGTTCAAAAATTGAACATACTTTTAAAGGTCCTTCAAGGTTTGGTGCTTCTGAATTGCTCCTCGGATTAAATATTGATGACAAGAATGCAAACCTTGAGGAAGCTAAGATGAAAGCAATAATTGGACGATCTAAGCAACAATTCCTTGCTCGCACAGGGGCTATAGAAGTGGAAGACACAAAATTGTCTCAAAGTGGATCATCTAAAACTAGGCAATTTACAGTTTTGCCATGGATAGATGGGGTGGCCAGATTGGTTTTAATTCTTGAACTTGAAGATGAGTCAGCCATTTGCAGAGCTGCAGAGTCAATTGCTGATGCATCTATCAATGAACATTTGCGAAATTCATTTAAGGAAGCTGGAGCAGTCAAGAACTTAATTCAGCTCTTGGACCATAACAATGATGCTATCAGACTTGCTGCTGTTGGCGCTTTGGAGAAGTTATCTATCAGGTGCTGTTTCTTAGCTTTCTTGTTTTGAATCTGTCTTTGCATCCCAGATAACGTTGGAAACTAACACTTTTGTTCTCTAGCAATGCGGTCACTCCATATGAATCATGAGGTCAAAGGTCTCTGCATGCGGCAAGGTCAATATCTTGTTGGATTTGACATTGTCATCTAAATTTCTGGTGCTAGGTATATTAAATAGAAGGATTGTGGGCAACTTACACATTTGAAAGAATCTGAAACTATGGCAGGGAGAATATGGCAGTGGCTGTTTCATAAGAAACCAAAGAGTTGAGATATTCTTTGAACCATCTTTATAAGCCTTTATACATGTCAACACCATGATATGCCCTAATCACTTGGTTAGGTTGCCACATGCTAGGGTTTTCTGCTCTTTTGAATCACAATGAAAACAGCGATTTCACTTATGTGACCAAACTGAAAATTGGTAAGACAACTTGATGCCAAAGGTTGGTAAACAAATCTATAATTAGGATCAGTTTAGGCTGAACAACATGGTCATCCCGTCTAGTCTGGTGTTTAATACTCTTGCTTTTTATGGGATAACTACCTTCTAAAAGCATTAGGAGGTCATAGCAAACTCTCTTTTGGCTGGAAGTAACTCTCAAGCTGCTGGAGAGAGAGTGAAGAGAGAGTTGTGAATCGTCAACTTCatgtttgaattttattctctttttcaTACCATACCTTTCATGCTGTTGCCGTATTCTTGATGTATGGCACTTctcattagtatttttttaatatgcatcTTTTTGATTCAGCAATGCAGTTTGTGAGACAATTGAAGCTGAAGGTGTTATGGCTCCCTTGATCAACATCTTAAAGAACTCAGAGATGTCTGAAAGCATGATGGAAAAGGTAGTTATATATTAATCTTATATATTGCCATCAAATTTGTTGTTTATCATGATGAATTGCTTATGAGGTTGTAAAAAATGATGTAATGCAGGCCTTGAATTTACTGTCTCGAATCTTAGACCCTAATAGGGAAATGAAATTGAAGGTCAGTTTCCTGCTTCTTGCAACATGTTGTGAAAGCTTAGAATTCTCCATATGCTTACCAGGTTTTGTAATGCATTGCAGTTTTATGATGAACCAGTTAATGGATTTAAAAAGGAATTGGATGCAGCAAGAGGTGATGATGCTTCTACTGGATTAAGTAGAAAAGTTGATGAAATGCTGCAGTCAAAAACAAATACCAGgtaatcctctttttttttaaaatttttttttgctcttccCAAAATCAGATTTGTCTTTTCTTCACCATTcacttctttcttctctttacaCAAAATGTTTTACTCAGGAGTCGAACACTGATTGTTGATGCAGAGTACCCAAAGTTGTAATGGTTGTCATTTAAGTTTGTGTCTTGGTATTAAAATTTCTCGGTGGAAGTGGCATGCAAAATCCAAGCTTTTCCTCTTTAGTCATTGTCAAGTGATTTTGGACAATATTAGTTCTACATGAAAACTTATCTGGTTGAAATTTACTCTAATGTTTTTCTTGCTTGACAAAATATTCTTGAGAAGGAAAAAAGTTCTAGATTGTTATTAAAACATTCTTTATAACCTGAAGTGGTCATAAGATtgatcttgtaattttttttccatccacAGACATTCTCTGTGGGAAGTTATAAAACCCTAGCCCCATGCCTTACAAAATGCCCCATATTATTATGATTTCCAGCCTCCTGAAATGCTTGACTTagtgcattgttgtttgatagCATAATGGTCCTTGACAGCTATGCTTTGGTGGAGCTCCTACCAAAAAAAAGAGCATCCCTTTCAATTATTTATACCCAGGGCCACCTTATCTGTCCAGGGCAATTTAACAGAAATGGGCAGATTATATAATGGGCCAGCCTTAGAGATATTTAGACAGTATGCCAACtggaaataagtttttttttagttatcttgAAATAGGATTTTGATTTCTGTGAATGATTTACCATTTATGCATTTGTTGAACCAAGTGTAGTGATCTATCATGTGATTAACTACATGCATGACAAATCATTTTACTGACACTTGTGTTGACCTTCAAATCTCATAGACGAGACGTGTTGGACCTGGATGTTGTTGCTCGCCTAGTTGATATGCTAAAGCACCCATCCCCAGAGCTACAAAGAAAAGCAGCTTCTGTCCTTGAGTTTGTAGCAATTAGTGACTCAAGCATGGACACAGTCATCTCAGTGAACATCGAATCTGGTCTGCTTGCTATTTTCCAACAAATAGAATTGAACGGTATGTGAGATGATTGCCTCTACagaaatttcttttataaaaatgaagttATCTCGAGATATGTTTTTGTGCTTAAACAATGGTTGGAACTTTGTAAATTAGTATCTTGCTTTGATTGAAACTTTCCAATATATTAAAACTGAATTTAACATCTTTTGGTTGTTGGCTGTTGCTTTTGTTTTACTGCTTTTATCCACCAGGCAACTCCATACAACCTATGCAATTTTTATATTACTGactattgattaattttattcttatcgTGTTCTGTTGATTTTAAAGTTTCATA from Populus alba chromosome 8, ASM523922v2, whole genome shotgun sequence encodes the following:
- the LOC118061181 gene encoding uncharacterized protein isoform X1; its protein translation is MMALTIPTHSSLNLPSLQYTPCNTFFQVIRPTRRKPSASSHFHIYNKNSNPKLCSKSAVLTRASADGGGSGAVDASPQQKNIEDSKCSSSSFSDNYVALFVRMLGLDNDPLDREQAIVALWQYSLGGKKCIDNIMQFQGCINLIVNLLQSELSSACEASAGLLRSISSVNVYRDVVAESGAIEEITRLLIQPSLTPQVMEQSICILWNLSVDEKLRVKIANPDVLPLLIKSLKDEDIRVKEAAGGVLANLTLTHSNHNIMVEAGVIPKLANFLKSAVDEESKVIRKEARNALVELCKNQYYRILVMEEGLVLVPLISAAAYRSFIPALHSWPSLPDGSKIEHTFKGPSRFGASELLLGLNIDDKNANLEEAKMKAIIGRSKQQFLARTGAIEVEDTKLSQSGSSKTRQFTVLPWIDGVARLVLILELEDESAICRAAESIADASINEHLRNSFKEAGAVKNLIQLLDHNNDAIRLAAVGALEKLSISNAVCETIEAEGVMAPLINILKNSEMSESMMEKALNLLSRILDPNREMKLKFYDEPVNGFKKELDAARGDDASTGLSRKVDEMLQSKTNTRRDVLDLDVVARLVDMLKHPSPELQRKAASVLEFVAISDSSMDTVISVNIESGLLAIFQQIELNELESDDDSQQAEIHAVQVEEVGLAISSASRLLTKLLDLELFRHTINPSLFTKLLRKILKSNIPLQYKDWTAACLVKLGSLYSPTPILGFENPINMEVTLYEKIPRLIDQMRSSFSLEAQETAVLELNRIISEGMVDATRAVASDGGIFPLVKLIEGGSEKAVEAAICILYNLSMDNENHAAILAAGAVPALRRIILSERSQWKRALRLLRNLPT
- the LOC118061181 gene encoding uncharacterized protein isoform X2, yielding MEPREKNREPIPVLFSDKVLAIYLFLSPAKNIEDSKCSSSSFSDNYVALFVRMLGLDNDPLDREQAIVALWQYSLGGKKCIDNIMQFQGCINLIVNLLQSELSSACEASAGLLRSISSVNVYRDVVAESGAIEEITRLLIQPSLTPQVMEQSICILWNLSVDEKLRVKIANPDVLPLLIKSLKDEDIRVKEAAGGVLANLTLTHSNHNIMVEAGVIPKLANFLKSAVDEESKVIRKEARNALVELCKNQYYRILVMEEGLVLVPLISAAAYRSFIPALHSWPSLPDGSKIEHTFKGPSRFGASELLLGLNIDDKNANLEEAKMKAIIGRSKQQFLARTGAIEVEDTKLSQSGSSKTRQFTVLPWIDGVARLVLILELEDESAICRAAESIADASINEHLRNSFKEAGAVKNLIQLLDHNNDAIRLAAVGALEKLSISNAVCETIEAEGVMAPLINILKNSEMSESMMEKALNLLSRILDPNREMKLKFYDEPVNGFKKELDAARGDDASTGLSRKVDEMLQSKTNTRRDVLDLDVVARLVDMLKHPSPELQRKAASVLEFVAISDSSMDTVISVNIESGLLAIFQQIELNELESDDDSQQAEIHAVQVEEVGLAISSASRLLTKLLDLELFRHTINPSLFTKLLRKILKSNIPLQYKDWTAACLVKLGSLYSPTPILGFENPINMEVTLYEKIPRLIDQMRSSFSLEAQETAVLELNRIISEGMVDATRAVASDGGIFPLVKLIEGGSEKAVEAAICILYNLSMDNENHAAILAAGAVPALRRIILSERSQWKRALRLLRNLPT